A window from Kovacikia minuta CCNUW1 encodes these proteins:
- a CDS encoding CapA family protein — MVYSDELSPSIMHLAQAGNFQAIAHWINQSLSPYGIQTHVGAIRPGCLKILVELPALEQRELPEQWRDYLVRFICHRIWQLNSAVIEGARIAACYADEPQILWEQAVRVTSPARRQRQQQDQELRAQVRQTAHRKTQLKTLRSLLVSGAPLFAFAFGCVLGFSKAPVEQTSAVASSQKAGSTQPGENQPSRPDTVQAALEAVPVVKHDKVIDPNDPTVTLMFSGDVALGDSFADTVGKNYDHAFEAMDEYRKADLAMVNLEAPLTKASIPLQGKQFNFKADPESVKALTKGGVDLVTLANNHAMDYEQPGLVETMDTLDKEGILHLGAGRDEKEARRPDIVEVKGQRVAYLGYYGADLHAAGKSTAGTNYADQARIAADIKSIRDQVDWIVVNFHWGEELATHPAEWQIDLAHFTVDQGADLVVGHHPHVLQGAEIYKGRPIAYSLGNFIFGGNSTSDYDTAVLKVSLKDKQMKAEFLPVEVRGYQPRMASGSQATQILTQIEDLSSSFKEPMRSPAILDARSSPKLEPTPATPETPSIPADAAAPTPSPSIPADAAAPTPSPSIPTDAVAPTPTPVPSDAANPFPSPIAPGDAPTDPMAPSPQPSIPADMAAPSTPSTPSADTAVPTPAPSVSTDTTNPAVTPTQPADSSPPATDPTLSTDPTAPSGEPVVPADAGIPQTDPNLSTTPNLPTDPNLSTDPNLSNPNLPTDPNRSTDTANPGVAPNPSGESGNVGVSPGDPGASTSPADPTLTPAPSGDMGIPANDGVATEVPPPGSSNTLNPEEQYNQEEAEVPGGDSSSQENTATTPNPTDPGSSPIDFSTPSDTSTPNPFDGIDAPAPAVGGPADPAQTIPPAEQPSSPVEESVTSSGKQYSEQDEERVALAQLAYSSDWVGSSRPETRSDWSTSGQVGATLISHGSLLATAIW; from the coding sequence ATGGTTTACTCAGACGAATTATCTCCATCGATTATGCATTTGGCGCAGGCGGGCAATTTTCAGGCGATCGCCCACTGGATTAATCAATCGCTGTCGCCCTATGGCATTCAAACCCATGTGGGGGCTATCCGCCCTGGCTGTTTGAAAATTCTGGTTGAGTTGCCCGCTTTAGAACAGAGGGAATTGCCAGAGCAGTGGCGCGATTATCTGGTGCGCTTTATCTGCCATCGGATCTGGCAGCTCAATTCTGCGGTGATTGAAGGTGCCCGGATTGCAGCCTGTTATGCAGATGAACCTCAAATTCTTTGGGAACAGGCAGTTCGGGTCACCTCCCCTGCCCGCCGCCAACGTCAGCAGCAAGATCAGGAACTTCGCGCCCAGGTTAGACAGACAGCCCACCGCAAAACTCAATTGAAGACGTTGCGATCGCTCCTGGTTAGCGGTGCACCTCTGTTTGCCTTCGCCTTTGGCTGTGTGCTGGGATTTTCTAAGGCACCTGTGGAACAAACCAGTGCGGTTGCTTCCTCTCAAAAAGCAGGTAGTACCCAGCCTGGAGAAAATCAGCCATCTCGACCCGATACGGTTCAGGCAGCCCTGGAAGCGGTGCCAGTAGTGAAGCACGACAAGGTGATTGATCCCAACGACCCGACGGTCACACTCATGTTTTCGGGGGATGTGGCGTTAGGAGACTCCTTTGCTGACACCGTGGGCAAAAACTATGATCACGCCTTTGAGGCGATGGATGAGTACCGCAAAGCGGATCTGGCAATGGTCAATCTGGAAGCGCCTCTGACAAAAGCCTCAATTCCATTGCAAGGGAAGCAGTTTAACTTTAAAGCAGACCCTGAATCGGTCAAGGCTCTAACGAAGGGTGGAGTAGACCTGGTAACGCTAGCCAACAACCATGCAATGGACTACGAACAACCTGGTCTGGTAGAAACAATGGACACCCTCGACAAGGAAGGGATTTTACACTTAGGCGCAGGGCGGGATGAGAAGGAAGCTCGCCGTCCGGATATTGTGGAAGTGAAGGGACAGCGGGTTGCTTATCTGGGGTATTACGGTGCAGATTTGCATGCGGCAGGTAAAAGCACTGCTGGTACCAACTATGCCGATCAAGCCCGGATTGCTGCCGATATTAAATCCATCCGCGATCAGGTCGATTGGATTGTTGTGAACTTTCACTGGGGAGAGGAACTGGCAACCCATCCTGCTGAGTGGCAGATCGATTTGGCACACTTCACCGTTGACCAAGGAGCTGATCTGGTCGTTGGACACCACCCCCACGTTCTACAAGGTGCGGAAATCTATAAGGGGCGTCCGATCGCCTACTCGTTGGGTAATTTCATCTTCGGTGGCAACTCCACCAGTGATTACGACACCGCTGTTCTGAAAGTATCTCTGAAAGACAAGCAAATGAAGGCGGAATTTCTGCCCGTTGAGGTGCGGGGGTATCAGCCCAGGATGGCGAGTGGCAGTCAGGCAACCCAAATTTTGACGCAAATTGAGGATCTATCGAGCAGCTTCAAAGAGCCGATGCGATCGCCTGCAATCCTGGATGCCCGCTCCTCCCCCAAACTTGAACCGACCCCTGCAACACCAGAGACGCCCTCGATTCCAGCGGATGCCGCCGCTCCCACTCCCTCACCTTCGATTCCAGCGGATGCTGCCGCTCCTACTCCCTCACCTTCGATTCCAACGGATGCTGTCGCTCCCACTCCTACGCCCGTTCCATCGGATGCCGCCAATCCCTTCCCATCTCCCATAGCTCCAGGGGATGCTCCAACCGATCCAATGGCTCCTTCACCGCAGCCCTCTATACCTGCTGACATGGCGGCTCCCTCGACGCCATCTACCCCGTCCGCAGATACGGCGGTACCGACGCCAGCTCCGAGCGTTTCAACAGATACAACCAATCCTGCCGTTACACCGACACAGCCTGCTGATTCGAGTCCCCCCGCAACCGATCCCACCCTTTCAACCGATCCCACCGCCCCTTCAGGCGAACCCGTTGTCCCCGCTGATGCAGGGATTCCACAGACCGATCCAAATCTGTCAACTACCCCTAATCTCCCAACCGATCCGAATCTGTCAACCGATCCCAATCTTTCAAACCCCAATCTTCCAACCGATCCCAATCGGTCAACGGATACGGCGAATCCTGGGGTTGCACCCAACCCCTCTGGGGAGAGTGGCAACGTTGGGGTTTCCCCCGGTGACCCAGGTGCTTCCACTTCCCCTGCCGATCCCACCCTTACACCTGCACCTTCTGGGGATATGGGCATTCCTGCAAATGATGGAGTGGCTACTGAAGTTCCTCCTCCTGGTTCCAGCAACACTTTAAATCCAGAGGAACAGTACAACCAGGAGGAGGCAGAAGTTCCTGGTGGTGACTCCTCTAGCCAGGAGAACACAGCAACGACCCCTAACCCTACCGATCCAGGAAGCTCCCCGATCGATTTTTCTACCCCATCGGATACTTCCACCCCTAATCCGTTTGACGGCATTGATGCCCCTGCTCCCGCTGTTGGGGGTCCTGCTGACCCAGCGCAAACCATACCCCCAGCCGAGCAACCCTCCTCCCCCGTCGAGGAGTCTGTGACTTCCTCAGGAAAACAATACAGCGAGCAAGATGAAGAACGGGTTGCGCTTGCCCAACTTGCCTATTCCTCTGATTGGGTCGGTTCCAGTAGACCAGAAACTCGTTCGGACTGGTCTACCTCAGGACAGGTTGGAGCAACGCTAATCTCTCATGGCTCGCTCCTGGCTACCGCTATCTGGTAA
- a CDS encoding TldD/PmbA family protein codes for MVTLPPNIKDLLAELIDRYRSQIDYLAIRIEAAEGADILLRGNRVETLSEGISIGGHVRACHKGGWGFASFNQLATLADRIEEAISAARLVGDEETLLAAITPIQDICVLPLTGTDPRQVSLADKKALCQHYGEILRSVSPQIATTSVRYGDSAQRVILATSEGTLLEQSWVDMEMRFAATARNGETVQTGRETNGSRKAYEDLVGLDAQVRSAAERAVESLSLPPVRGNTYTVVIDPILSGLFVHEAFGHLSEADMAYENPDLLEVMSIGRRFGPSDLQIFDGAAPAGHRGSYFYDDEGTPATTTHLIQDGVLVGRLHSRETAGKLGEAVTGNARCLNYHYPPIVRMTNTWIERGKTPVKDLFNDIQEGVYARNWLGGMTNGEMFTFTAGEAWMIRNGEIAEPVRDVTLSGNAFKTLADIEAIGDDFFWDESGGCGKGGQSGLPVGCGGPSLRIRNVVVGGEAVE; via the coding sequence ATGGTTACTTTGCCTCCCAACATTAAAGATTTGCTGGCTGAGCTGATTGATCGCTACCGCTCCCAGATTGATTACCTGGCAATTCGGATTGAGGCGGCGGAAGGGGCAGACATCTTGCTTCGGGGGAATCGGGTCGAAACGCTGAGCGAAGGGATTTCGATCGGGGGGCATGTAAGAGCCTGTCACAAAGGTGGGTGGGGGTTTGCCAGTTTCAACCAGCTTGCGACCCTGGCCGATCGCATTGAGGAAGCAATTTCGGCTGCCCGTCTGGTGGGGGATGAAGAAACCTTACTGGCAGCGATTACGCCAATCCAGGATATCTGTGTTCTGCCCCTCACCGGAACCGACCCGCGTCAAGTTTCTCTGGCTGACAAAAAAGCCCTTTGCCAACACTATGGAGAAATTCTTCGGAGTGTCAGCCCCCAGATCGCCACTACTTCAGTTCGGTATGGTGATAGCGCTCAGCGGGTGATTCTCGCTACTTCCGAGGGCACCTTGCTAGAGCAGTCCTGGGTGGATATGGAAATGCGCTTTGCGGCGACCGCTCGTAATGGGGAAACAGTTCAGACTGGACGGGAAACCAACGGTTCCCGCAAGGCTTACGAAGATCTGGTAGGGTTGGACGCTCAGGTTCGCAGTGCTGCCGAGCGGGCGGTTGAGTCCCTCTCGCTGCCGCCTGTCAGAGGAAATACCTATACTGTTGTGATCGATCCCATCCTCTCTGGGTTGTTTGTTCACGAAGCCTTTGGTCACCTCTCAGAAGCCGATATGGCATACGAAAATCCTGATCTACTGGAGGTGATGAGTATCGGGCGTAGATTTGGTCCTTCAGACTTGCAGATTTTTGATGGGGCGGCTCCTGCTGGGCATCGGGGCAGCTACTTCTACGACGACGAAGGAACACCTGCCACCACCACCCATTTAATTCAAGATGGGGTGCTGGTCGGGCGGCTCCATTCCCGTGAAACAGCCGGAAAGTTGGGGGAAGCTGTCACCGGCAATGCCCGCTGCCTCAACTACCACTATCCCCCCATTGTTCGTATGACCAATACCTGGATTGAGCGGGGAAAAACTCCAGTCAAGGATCTGTTTAACGATATTCAGGAAGGCGTCTATGCCCGCAACTGGCTGGGTGGCATGACCAATGGTGAAATGTTTACCTTTACTGCCGGAGAAGCCTGGATGATCCGTAATGGAGAGATCGCTGAACCCGTGAGGGATGTCACCCTTTCAGGCAATGCCTTCAAAACGCTGGCAGACATTGAGGCGATCGGTGACGACTTTTTCTGGGATGAATCTGGCGGTTGTGGTAAGGGAGGGCAGAGCGGCTTACCCGTTGGCTGCGGAGGACCGAGTTTGCGCATCCGCAATGTGGTCGTAGGAGGAGAGGCAGTGGAGTAG
- a CDS encoding O-antigen ligase family protein, with amino-acid sequence MKRVVKTLIPYHRHPDPRLQTYWDGFQVALLVIPFSSLLGSVAISLISLILFQQLFRRIARRPVNRGFAIVAVLMVLSAALAYQKADAFLGLANFLPFFIIFAALGELIQTPAQLRRLAWILVITSVPVVVIGFGQKFGGWAGHVQLLGSIVDWQIDPTGNPPGRMASIFFYANVLASYLGVTFILSLGLWIEAVIGRQRAAGGRQKATKGVRCQVSGDRRNTEDGGENPFPTPHSPLPTPYSPIQNSKFKILFPLLLRSIFLTIALLGNAIALILTDSRNVWAISVLAMFAFAVYLGWRWLVAGVMTIAGAVLGAAFAPSPVREWLRAIVPAFFWVRLTDQLYPDRPVATLRTTQWKFAASLVQQHPWTGWGLRNFSVLYQEQMHLFIGHPHNLPLMLAAETGLPATLLFIGLVGWVVFKGSQLLHSWTTVPVSPDLPVPASQFPDRLIFFTYLTAFLGCALFNLLDITLFDVRINLIGWLLLAAICGMVYHPSSRVERNSEF; translated from the coding sequence ATGAAACGAGTTGTTAAAACCCTGATTCCCTATCACCGCCATCCTGATCCCCGGCTACAGACCTATTGGGATGGTTTCCAGGTAGCGCTGCTGGTGATCCCATTCAGTTCTTTGCTGGGAAGTGTGGCAATTTCACTCATTTCCCTGATTCTGTTTCAGCAACTGTTTAGAAGGATTGCTCGCCGACCTGTCAATCGAGGGTTTGCGATCGTTGCGGTTTTGATGGTGCTAAGTGCAGCGCTTGCCTACCAAAAAGCCGATGCTTTCCTGGGATTGGCAAATTTCCTGCCCTTTTTTATTATCTTTGCTGCCTTAGGTGAATTAATTCAAACTCCAGCTCAACTCAGGCGACTTGCCTGGATTCTGGTCATTACATCTGTTCCAGTGGTCGTCATTGGGTTCGGGCAAAAATTTGGCGGCTGGGCTGGTCATGTTCAGCTTTTGGGCAGCATTGTGGACTGGCAAATTGACCCAACCGGAAATCCCCCTGGTCGGATGGCGTCAATTTTCTTCTATGCCAATGTCCTGGCCAGTTATTTGGGAGTTACGTTTATTCTGAGTCTGGGATTGTGGATTGAGGCAGTTATAGGAAGGCAGCGGGCAGCGGGTGGGAGGCAGAAAGCAACAAAAGGTGTCAGGTGTCAGGTGTCAGGTGATAGGAGAAATACAGAAGATGGGGGAGAAAATCCATTCCCCACTCCCCACTCCCCACTCCCCACTCCCTACTCCCCAATTCAAAATTCAAAATTCAAAATTTTATTCCCCCTCCTGTTGCGCTCTATTTTTCTCACGATCGCCCTTCTGGGTAATGCGATCGCCCTGATTTTGACCGACTCCCGTAACGTCTGGGCAATTTCGGTGCTTGCAATGTTTGCGTTTGCGGTTTATTTGGGTTGGCGCTGGCTTGTGGCAGGGGTAATGACAATTGCCGGGGCTGTTCTAGGTGCAGCGTTTGCCCCCTCTCCTGTACGGGAGTGGTTACGGGCAATTGTTCCGGCTTTTTTCTGGGTCAGGCTAACCGATCAGCTTTATCCCGATCGCCCTGTCGCAACCCTGCGCACAACCCAGTGGAAATTTGCTGCATCTCTCGTCCAACAGCATCCCTGGACAGGTTGGGGACTCAGAAACTTCAGCGTCCTTTATCAAGAACAAATGCATCTGTTCATTGGGCATCCCCACAACCTACCCCTGATGTTAGCGGCGGAAACGGGTTTACCAGCAACCCTCCTATTTATTGGACTGGTGGGTTGGGTCGTTTTTAAGGGAAGCCAGCTCTTACATTCCTGGACAACCGTCCCCGTGTCCCCGGATCTCCCCGTCCCCGCGTCTCAATTCCCCGATCGCCTCATCTTCTTCACCTACCTGACAGCATTTTTGGGCTGCGCTCTCTTCAATCTGCTAGACATCACGTTGTTTGATGTTCGAATTAATCTGATCGGTTGGCTACTCCTGGCGGCTATTTGCGGGATGGTATACCACCCAAGCAGTAGGGTGGAGAGAAATTCTGAGTTTTAA
- a CDS encoding YaaW family protein → MDELRTALELATEEELRDLTEILFRRKFNPLDYVHTPDPLDVQSQGRQDWLDMIEQRFRFLAADGMTVLSRQTDRLSYRQILIQVCRYLKLPYQRSMSTVDLEAEVFLNLLARAWKELPVAEQGALRVQLKRSLTHSQVLPQLPTALQHDPMGLLVKGSSAFAISSILRPILLQQIARQFAIHFATYQVAQQVVIAGGAAAAQVQTQVMAQAARRGMALTAARYTAVRGVFAVLGPALWAWFFADLGWRAIATNYGRIIPIIYALAQIRLTRAECFELA, encoded by the coding sequence GTGGATGAACTAAGGACCGCGCTGGAATTGGCGACGGAAGAAGAATTGCGGGATTTGACAGAGATTCTTTTCCGCCGTAAGTTTAATCCGCTCGATTATGTGCATACACCTGACCCTCTGGATGTGCAGAGTCAGGGACGGCAGGATTGGCTGGATATGATTGAGCAGCGGTTTCGGTTTTTGGCAGCCGATGGGATGACCGTTCTTAGTCGTCAAACCGATCGCCTCTCCTATCGTCAGATTTTGATTCAGGTTTGTCGCTATCTCAAACTGCCCTATCAACGGTCGATGTCTACTGTTGACCTGGAAGCAGAAGTCTTTCTTAATTTGCTGGCACGGGCATGGAAAGAATTACCTGTGGCTGAACAGGGAGCATTAAGAGTGCAGTTGAAGCGATCGCTCACCCATTCCCAAGTGTTACCCCAATTACCCACAGCACTTCAGCACGATCCGATGGGATTGTTGGTCAAGGGAAGCAGTGCCTTTGCGATTAGCTCCATTCTGCGTCCCATTCTATTGCAGCAAATTGCCCGTCAGTTTGCGATTCACTTTGCGACCTATCAGGTCGCTCAACAGGTTGTGATTGCGGGGGGCGCGGCAGCCGCCCAGGTTCAAACCCAGGTGATGGCGCAAGCTGCCCGCCGCGGAATGGCATTAACGGCGGCACGTTATACGGCGGTTCGGGGAGTTTTTGCCGTACTGGGGCCAGCACTCTGGGCATGGTTCTTTGCTGACCTGGGCTGGCGGGCGATCGCCACTAACTATGGTCGGATTATTCCGATCATCTATGCCCTGGCACAAATTCGCTTAACTCGTGCTGAATGCTTTGAACTGGCGTAG
- a CDS encoding NAD(P)/FAD-dependent oxidoreductase codes for MSESSSQFDIAVIGAGMAGLTCARQLQETGYRVIVLEKSRGIGGRMATRRLQGTFADHGACYLTPKGDRFRNLIHQLIQAGVLHIWTDTVDEMGADGNLRLPAPDNRYPRYVAPKGMTAIAKFLATDLEIRLNQRVHTLELTENHLWRLVGEMTHSALQDHQPFTDVFAKAVVLAVPAPQAGMLLQSLPETVLDSAFIDRLNSISFAPCLSAIAGYAPAQAQDWLTGYPHLRAVTFSLHPAIAWLGLDSSKRTEPSPPVVVVQSTASFATRYLEAIDLQPAGYQLLQQAAAQLPFSWLANPDWLQVHRWRYAFAQHPLSETCLPAPTPIPLVCAGDWCGGMKVEDAFLSGLAAAAHLNKAQN; via the coding sequence ATGAGTGAATCTTCTTCCCAGTTTGACATCGCTGTGATTGGGGCGGGAATGGCAGGGCTAACCTGTGCTCGACAACTTCAGGAAACAGGTTATCGGGTCATTGTCCTGGAAAAATCCCGCGGTATTGGTGGACGCATGGCAACCCGTAGATTACAGGGCACCTTTGCCGATCATGGGGCGTGTTATCTTACGCCCAAGGGCGATCGCTTCCGAAACCTGATCCATCAATTGATTCAGGCAGGCGTTCTGCACATTTGGACAGATACCGTTGATGAAATGGGAGCAGACGGCAATCTGCGTCTGCCAGCGCCTGACAATCGCTATCCCCGTTATGTAGCTCCTAAGGGCATGACTGCGATCGCCAAATTCCTGGCAACAGATCTGGAGATTCGCCTGAACCAGCGCGTTCATACACTGGAACTGACCGAGAATCACCTTTGGCGGCTGGTTGGGGAGATGACCCATTCAGCCCTTCAGGATCACCAACCCTTCACTGATGTGTTTGCTAAAGCAGTTGTCCTGGCGGTTCCTGCTCCCCAAGCAGGGATGTTGCTGCAATCCTTGCCGGAAACTGTTCTTGATTCAGCCTTTATTGATCGATTGAACTCAATTTCGTTTGCCCCCTGTTTAAGCGCGATCGCAGGGTACGCTCCAGCCCAAGCTCAAGATTGGTTGACGGGCTATCCCCATTTGCGTGCTGTAACCTTCTCCCTTCATCCTGCGATCGCCTGGCTCGGCTTGGACAGCAGTAAACGCACAGAACCGTCTCCGCCAGTGGTGGTAGTTCAAAGTACAGCATCCTTTGCTACCCGCTATCTGGAGGCGATCGACCTTCAGCCTGCGGGATACCAACTTCTCCAACAAGCTGCCGCCCAGTTGCCGTTTTCCTGGTTAGCAAATCCAGATTGGCTTCAAGTTCACCGCTGGCGTTATGCTTTTGCCCAGCACCCCCTATCCGAAACCTGCCTACCCGCCCCAACCCCAATTCCGCTGGTCTGTGCAGGAGACTGGTGTGGTGGCATGAAAGTGGAAGATGCTTTTCTATCCGGTTTGGCAGCAGCAGCCCACCTGAATAAAGCTCAAAACTAA
- a CDS encoding tRNA nucleotidyltransferase/poly(A) polymerase family protein, translated as MNQSISDQLLSVAEVSSALSPKTWPFSLEWLPRSACLVGGTVRDALLGRESEYLDLDFVLPKGAVETAQAIARHHRAGYVLLDADRQIARVVFEQGTADFAQQVGSTLEADLGRRDFTVNAIAYNPHTDQLIDPLQGYADLQKHQLRMVSAENLEEDPLRLLRAYRQAAQLGFLIDQKTRFVIYQLAPLLQGIAAERIQSELNYLLSTPKGTPWLTAAWRDGLLQDWFPDAGGSSLELIAAIDQTTIRLKEILPDFIPELLNRIRNVGRMSHSPLGNSPDSPRYSQNSADSKAMGSVRTWLSIAKLTNLLSADPPQAEAQLRRLKYSRNEIQAVSTILKFLPQICPAGNSSPKCPSLQPESVCEALVLSLRQQYEFFQSVGATFPAVVVLAIAAGTPMEAMIPLVQRFLNPDDPVAHPIPLLSGQDLMAGLNLSPGPRIGQLLAAIQLARAEGKIVTAEEAMAWAGELVKE; from the coding sequence TTGAATCAAAGTATTTCTGATCAATTACTGAGTGTCGCCGAAGTATCTTCTGCGTTGTCTCCTAAAACATGGCCCTTCAGTCTGGAGTGGTTACCCCGCTCTGCCTGCCTGGTGGGAGGAACCGTGCGAGATGCGCTTTTAGGCAGAGAAAGTGAGTATCTGGATCTGGATTTTGTGCTGCCAAAGGGGGCAGTAGAAACAGCCCAGGCGATCGCCCGTCACCATAGGGCGGGGTACGTTTTGCTGGATGCCGATCGCCAGATTGCCCGTGTGGTATTTGAGCAGGGCACGGCTGACTTTGCCCAACAGGTGGGATCAACCCTGGAAGCGGATTTGGGACGGCGAGACTTTACCGTTAATGCGATCGCCTATAACCCCCATACGGACCAGCTCATCGATCCACTTCAGGGATATGCTGACCTGCAAAAGCATCAGCTCCGGATGGTATCTGCCGAGAACTTAGAAGAAGACCCCCTGCGTCTATTGCGGGCATACCGTCAGGCGGCGCAATTGGGATTTTTGATTGATCAGAAAACCCGGTTTGTGATTTATCAATTGGCACCCTTGCTACAGGGAATTGCGGCGGAACGGATTCAGTCAGAGCTGAACTATCTGCTGAGTACTCCCAAAGGCACCCCCTGGTTAACTGCCGCCTGGCGAGATGGGCTGTTGCAAGACTGGTTTCCTGATGCTGGGGGTTCCAGCCTGGAGTTGATCGCCGCGATCGACCAGACAACCATCAGACTTAAAGAAATCTTGCCTGACTTTATCCCAGAACTGCTGAACCGAATTCGAAACGTCGGGAGAATGTCCCATTCCCCGTTGGGCAATTCTCCTGATTCTCCCCGTTACTCACAGAATTCAGCCGATTCAAAAGCAATGGGGTCAGTTCGTACCTGGCTCTCGATCGCCAAACTGACCAATTTATTGTCAGCCGATCCCCCCCAGGCAGAAGCGCAACTCCGGCGCTTGAAGTATAGCCGCAATGAAATTCAAGCAGTCAGTACCATCCTCAAATTCCTGCCCCAAATTTGCCCTGCTGGCAATTCTTCCCCCAAATGCCCGTCCCTCCAGCCGGAATCCGTCTGTGAGGCACTCGTTCTATCGTTGCGGCAACAGTATGAATTCTTCCAGAGCGTGGGGGCTACTTTTCCAGCCGTTGTGGTGCTGGCGATCGCAGCGGGAACACCAATGGAGGCAATGATCCCCCTGGTTCAGCGGTTCCTTAACCCTGATGATCCGGTTGCCCATCCTATCCCCCTACTCAGTGGGCAGGATTTAATGGCAGGGTTGAATCTGTCCCCCGGTCCACGCATCGGTCAACTGCTGGCAGCGATTCAGTTAGCCAGGGCAGAGGGAAAAATTGTAACCGCAGAAGAGGCGATGGCATGGGCGGGGGAGTTGGTGAAGGAATGA
- a CDS encoding Ycf34 family protein: MNCHYVDRCTTYYEVERLHQQRHLTETPDFEAVNPTINYNLTLPEYSVSEDGQVVEGGEFREEYDVVGCESFLMEKGKWAKLRPGELIPT, translated from the coding sequence GTGAATTGTCACTATGTAGACCGCTGCACCACCTACTACGAGGTGGAAAGGCTCCACCAGCAGCGCCACCTGACTGAAACACCGGATTTTGAAGCGGTGAATCCAACCATCAACTACAATCTAACGCTGCCGGAGTATTCTGTCTCAGAGGATGGGCAGGTTGTGGAAGGCGGCGAGTTTCGAGAAGAGTACGATGTCGTCGGCTGTGAAAGCTTTTTGATGGAAAAGGGGAAATGGGCGAAGCTGCGTCCGGGCGAGTTGATTCCGACGTAG
- a CDS encoding type II toxin-antitoxin system HicB family antitoxin gives MKDYHINIFYSDEDEGYIADIPDLKYCSALGSTIEEAVREVLNAKAAWLEAAKTEGKPIPPPRYRPAIYQTAS, from the coding sequence ATGAAAGACTATCACATCAACATTTTCTATAGCGATGAAGATGAAGGCTACATCGCCGATATTCCCGATTTGAAGTATTGTTCCGCATTGGGTTCCACGATTGAGGAAGCCGTTCGTGAAGTGCTAAATGCTAAAGCGGCGTGGTTGGAAGCTGCCAAAACAGAAGGAAAACCTATTCCCCCACCCAGATACCGACCAGCTATTTATCAAACGGCTTCCTAA